In Columba livia isolate bColLiv1 breed racing homer chromosome 6, bColLiv1.pat.W.v2, whole genome shotgun sequence, a single genomic region encodes these proteins:
- the TMEM72 gene encoding transmembrane protein 72 isoform X1, whose amino-acid sequence MQHKALWSALEYTCRLLGISTAAVLIGVGVETLQRGQFKSLAFYLLFSGVAVTVCEGFFFISLFLEMCFTYEPDSLAQTCWKQARCPGSFQKFLGYTLLSVACFLHPVLVWHVTIPGSMLVLTALAYFLLSKRRKSPGHKETHPQVGQYVDPLATMAAPTIAGDTEQTYTFRAAQREQHRSLLGHMKSIMKGSKNRSPAPAAPAELVAPPAPRKQVHFQEKVVQIIPSVSESLEDVESEAEETTSDTTPILMPPDAPVILTPLSSTGLF is encoded by the exons ATGCAGCACAAGGCACTTTGGAGTGCCCTGGAGTACACTTGTCGGTTGCTGGGCATCTCCACCGCAGCAG TGCTGATCGGTGTGGGAGTAGAAACTCTGCAGCGAGGACAGTTCAAAAGCCTGGCTTTCTATCTGCT TTTTTCAGGGGTTGCAGTTACTGTCTGTGAAGGCTTCTTCTTTATCAGTTTGTTCCTGGAGATGTGTTTCAC ATATGAGCCTGACTCCCTGGCACAGACCTGCTGGAAGCAAGCTAGATGCCCAGGGAGCTTCCAGAAATTCCTGGGGTACACTCTACTCTCAGTGGCTTGCTTCCTGCATCCTGTCCTTGTCTGGcatgtcaccatccctg GGTCCATGCTGGTGCTCACTGCCCTGGCCTACTTCTTGCTGagcaagaggaggaagagcccaggacacaaagaaacacaTCCCCAGGTGGGCCAGTACGTGGACCCTTTAGCCACCATGGCAGCCCCAACCATCGCTGGTGACACTGAGCAGACCTACACCTTCCGTGCAGCCCAGAGGGAGCAGCATCGCTCACTGCTGGGCCACATGAAGAGCATCATGAAGGGCAGCAAGAACAGgagcccagccccagcagctcctgccgaACTAGTggccccaccagccccacgcAAGCAAGTGCACTTCCAGGAGAAGGTGGTTCAGATCATCCCCTCTGTCAGCGAGAGCTTGGAGGATGTGGAGAGCGAGGCTGAAGAGACCACATCGGACACAACACCCATCCTCATGCCACCTGATGCCCCCGTCATCCTCACACCTCTCAGTTCCACTGGCCTCTTTTGA
- the TMEM72 gene encoding transmembrane protein 72 isoform X2, giving the protein MCFTYEPDSLAQTCWKQARCPGSFQKFLGYTLLSVACFLHPVLVWHVTIPGSMLVLTALAYFLLSKRRKSPGHKETHPQVGQYVDPLATMAAPTIAGDTEQTYTFRAAQREQHRSLLGHMKSIMKGSKNRSPAPAAPAELVAPPAPRKQVHFQEKVVQIIPSVSESLEDVESEAEETTSDTTPILMPPDAPVILTPLSSTGLF; this is encoded by the exons ATGTGTTTCAC ATATGAGCCTGACTCCCTGGCACAGACCTGCTGGAAGCAAGCTAGATGCCCAGGGAGCTTCCAGAAATTCCTGGGGTACACTCTACTCTCAGTGGCTTGCTTCCTGCATCCTGTCCTTGTCTGGcatgtcaccatccctg GGTCCATGCTGGTGCTCACTGCCCTGGCCTACTTCTTGCTGagcaagaggaggaagagcccaggacacaaagaaacacaTCCCCAGGTGGGCCAGTACGTGGACCCTTTAGCCACCATGGCAGCCCCAACCATCGCTGGTGACACTGAGCAGACCTACACCTTCCGTGCAGCCCAGAGGGAGCAGCATCGCTCACTGCTGGGCCACATGAAGAGCATCATGAAGGGCAGCAAGAACAGgagcccagccccagcagctcctgccgaACTAGTggccccaccagccccacgcAAGCAAGTGCACTTCCAGGAGAAGGTGGTTCAGATCATCCCCTCTGTCAGCGAGAGCTTGGAGGATGTGGAGAGCGAGGCTGAAGAGACCACATCGGACACAACACCCATCCTCATGCCACCTGATGCCCCCGTCATCCTCACACCTCTCAGTTCCACTGGCCTCTTTTGA